The window TGATCCCAGCGCGTCGAGCGTCTTGATATGATTACGCCCCCACCGTCCAGCGCCGATGACACAGATTCGCTTCGACATAGACCCTCAATACCCCCGGAAAGCAACGCCACATTCTGCACGACCAGTGTAGATCAGAACGGCGACCGGGCGGGATTGTCAAGGATGCACGGCCGGAAGCCTCCATTCCCGGCACCGGCCGCCCACGCCCAACTCGCCCTCACATGTGGCGAGCGCCCGCTTTACAGTCACGCGGCAGCGACATAACCTTGAAGACAGGATAATTCCCAGGTCGGAACAGACTCCAACACCACTCACGAAAGCGAGCCAGTATCGTGAAACACCTCGCCAGATTCATCGTCCATCCCGCGATGAGCGCCCGCTACACCAGACATCTGTCACACATACGCTCCATCGCGCCGAGCGTCATCGTGCTCGCCGGCTTGCAACTTGCGGCCGGATGCAGCTCGGGCGGCGGTGCGGATGTCAATGTGCGCGTCGCTGAGAAAGATCGCCCGGATTGGGACGCGGCGACAGTCGCCGCCGGCCGCCGGACCATCCCCGCCGGCGAACCATTCAATATTGCAAAGTACACCTCCGGCCAGGACGGCGCGAACGCGCAGGGAAACTCCGGCCGATTCGATCCGAACGGAGCGATTTGCTCCGCCGAGGTCACGGGCGAGGGGACTGCGTGGGGCGCGTTTCAAATGGGTTACACCTTCGACAACATGACCGGCCGGCCACTGGCGGCGACGATTCGCCTCAAGCTCGATGTCGACAGCGCGCTTCGGCAAGCGCGGAAATACGCCGATGACCGGGTCGATCAATCCGGCGCCGCTTCGGTCCATTTCGTGCTCAAGGACTCGCTCGGTGTGGTCGTCCGACAGGAAACACTCCATGCCGCATCAATTGGCAGCGCCTCAACCGAGGAATCACGCAAGTTCGATTTGATCTTCGAGTCAAGACTCGAACCCAGTCGCGGCTACTATCTCGTGATCGCCGGGCGAGCTGATGTCACCTCCTCGCCCAAAGGCGAGAACATCAGCGCCGATGTGCGCGTGACAAACGTGGAGTTCGATATCGACGCACGCGTTGACGAATCGTCGAAGACCGCGCCGGAAAATGCGGGCCGGCCCGGCTGATGGATCATCACGAATTTTGAGTCGTCGTCCTAAGACAGATCATGCCCACGATCAGGCCGTTGCGATGTGGCGGTGAGACCTTATGCGAATCGGACTCTACGGTGGCAGATTTGACCCGATCCACTACGGCCATCTCATCGCGGCCCAGAGCATCCTTGAACAACTCCGGCTGGACCGCGTGATCTTCGTCCCGTGTGGAAAGCCGCCGCACAAACCGGGCCAGTCACTGTCAAATGGACGGCACCGCGTTGAAATGATTCGCCTGGCAATTCAGGACGATTCCCGATTCGATATCGACGAATTCGAACTCAATCAAAAGGGACCGAGCTACACGTTCGCAACCGTGAGTGAGTTTCGAAAAAGACTGGGCGATTCGGACGAACTGTTCTGGCTGATCGGCGCGGATTCGCTGTCACAGCTCCCGACTTGGTATCGAATTGGTGAGTTGGTTCGCATCGTGCAGATCGTGACGGCCGCACGGCCGGGTTGGCAGCCTCCGCCGCTGGAACACCTCGCCCCCACGATTGGAACGGTCGAGTCGCAGTCTCTCCTGCGGCATGTGCTTCAGACACCCCACATCGAAATTAGTTCAACGGAAATTCGCCAACGGGCTGCCTCGAACCTCCCAATCCGCTATTTCCTTCCCGCCGCGGTCGATCGGTATATTCGCGAGTTTAAGCTGTATCAGGGAAATACCTAGCGGCGATTGCTCGCCCTAAGCTAATTCCAGATATAAGATAATCGTCGCAAGTGCAAAGTCGGATTGCATCCGGATGTTGAATTTTCGACCATGAAAACGTATGTTTATATGGATGAGCGACGCTCAATTGAAGCATCGCAGATTCTGCCTGAATGCCGCCCCAAGTCCGGTAACCAACGCCAATGCGGAGCGGAGTGCCGGAGCCTGCCAAGTGAACTTCGGCGAGCGAAAAAATTCGCAAATGTTACCAGCCGGGTTGCTTCAGTCGGCAACTCTTGCCGACCGATGAAAATGAAATCAAGAGCGCTTCCAGCCGCTGCCGAACGCGCCGATCGATGTTCCGTAGTGTATAATTACTGGACAATCATGCAATTTGACGCAACCAACGACTAGGCCTCCGGTTCGCGCGATATCCATCAGGGAAGTCGTATTCATGCCCCGCGATCTCAATCCCAAAATGCGACGGCGCCTCCAGATTGTTTCCGCGCTGCTGCTGGCTGGAATTCTTTACGCAGAGCTGGCGTTCGATGCTGAACATGCGCCCGTGATCAATAAGGGCCTGCCGTTCGTACTGGCTGACGACAAAATCGTTCAAACGCCCTTTGAACAGCTTGTTCGCATGGACCCACTTCAAGCCCTTATTGTCGCTCGCGAGGGGCTTGTCAGGGATTCACGCGACTATACGTGCACTTTTGTGAAACAGGAGCGCATCGGCGCGGCAATGAGCGCCGAGCAGGAAATCGAGGTCAAATTCCGTCCTGAGCCGTACAGCGTGGTCATGCACTGGCTGCGAAACGAAGGCATGGCCAAGCGCGTGATCTACGTGCAGGGCAAATGGCGGGATGAGACCGAGCCGGATCCTGAACTGCGCGAGCATGCGGTCTGCATGCCCGGAAAGGGCCTGAATCTGCTCATCAAGAGCATCAAGCAGCCCATCAACGGAACCATCGCGAAGCGCAGTTCTCGTCGGGCGATCGATGAGTTCGGCTTCGTTCGCGCGCTCGACCTGCTGATCAA is drawn from Phycisphaerae bacterium and contains these coding sequences:
- a CDS encoding DUF1571 domain-containing protein, coding for MPRDLNPKMRRRLQIVSALLLAGILYAELAFDAEHAPVINKGLPFVLADDKIVQTPFEQLVRMDPLQALIVAREGLVRDSRDYTCTFVKQERIGAAMSAEQEIEVKFRPEPYSVVMHWLRNEGMAKRVIYVQGKWRDETEPDPELREHAVCMPGKGLNLLIKSIKQPINGTIAKRSSRRAIDEFGFVRALDLLIKYCEIAKDRNELALEFRGESHFDGRPVWLIRRSLPYTGEEGRYPDQVAEIYIDQELHIPVAVYCYSDSDAKPESLLGKYEYRGVRFNTGLTETDFEPATYGM
- the nadD gene encoding nicotinate-nucleotide adenylyltransferase, which encodes MRIGLYGGRFDPIHYGHLIAAQSILEQLRLDRVIFVPCGKPPHKPGQSLSNGRHRVEMIRLAIQDDSRFDIDEFELNQKGPSYTFATVSEFRKRLGDSDELFWLIGADSLSQLPTWYRIGELVRIVQIVTAARPGWQPPPLEHLAPTIGTVESQSLLRHVLQTPHIEISSTEIRQRAASNLPIRYFLPAAVDRYIREFKLYQGNT